In Solea senegalensis isolate Sse05_10M unplaced genomic scaffold, IFAPA_SoseM_1 scf7180000012601, whole genome shotgun sequence, the following are encoded in one genomic region:
- the LOC122759890 gene encoding probable E3 ubiquitin-protein ligase DTX3: protein MSTCLRVATSSRTRGHVNNGWQTEKHPKPGIYFTGSRRSAYLPYNKEGKDVLKLLKKAFDQKLIFTVGTSRTTGKVTWNDIHHKTAIEGGPERYGYPDPDYLSRVREELKAKDIV from the exons ATGTCCACCTGTCTTCGGGTGGCTACTTCCAGCAGGACAAGAGGCCATGTCAATAATGGATGGCAGACG gaaaAACATCCCAAACCTGGGATTTACTTCACTGGTAGTAGGAGAAGTGCATATTTGCCATACAACAAAGAGGGTAAAGACGTGCTGAAGCTGTTGAAGAAAGCATTTGACCAGAAGCTCATTTTCACCGTCGGGACGTCCAGAACAACTGGCAAGGTGACCTGGAATGACATTCACCACAAAACCGCCATTGAAGGAGGACCAGAACG TTATGGGTATCCTGACCCTGATTACCTgagcagagtgagagaggagctgAAGGCTAAAGACATCGTGTGA